In Oryzias melastigma strain HK-1 linkage group LG18, ASM292280v2, whole genome shotgun sequence, one DNA window encodes the following:
- the rcor2 gene encoding REST corepressor 2 isoform X2: MSTSLCCGCCPPPTHTLNAFHPLLAGSSSSLHCSARASPIRRELGSFRCEVCPAARRGRTQNRQQEARTSSECEEARGETRNAVMPSVMERSGAGVLSRSRAKTVTNGNSQPHSEEESSDEEHAHDSMIRVGGDYQAQIPEFKPDTPSGCSEKDQRSMLVWCPNSQLSDTMLDEYILMAKEKHGYNMEQALGMLLWHKHDVERSLADLANFTPFPDEWTIEDKVLFEQAFSFHGKSFHRIQQMLPDKLISSLVKYYYSWKKTRTRTSVMDRQARRLLNKREKDDSNDEVEEGEPGSDSDFDVEAKKEALKQNPSSTSSDKPVPSRSGPIKKESVGAQYRHHPLRSRRRPPKGMHLDQADIMALSASQDAGAVTVRQLDTHLVSLKRQVQSIKQTNSSLKQSLAEGLDSCKPAESVPKMNSRWTTEEQLLAVQAIRRYGKDFTAIAEVIGTKTAAQVSSFFVSYRRRFNLDEVLREWAAEQVATNRDQRDPRRSVEEMSADGASEEHEVKMEDSPADSSSSSSPPSATQTTSSLSQPPPLLRPAPPTGPPSLLRQPPPLQTRPLQSRAPHNHPPPPLIRPAVTSSSSLRGSPPSSSSSSAATQMPPSLVGLKVEQPSSH; encoded by the exons ATGTCCACCTCACTCTGTTGCGGGTGTTGTCCGCCCCCCACGCACACACTCAACGCCTTCCATCCCCTCCTCGCGGGCAGCAGCAGTTCACTTCATTGTAGCGCGCGAGCCTCTCCAATTAGGCGAGAATTGGGCAGTTTTAGATGCGAAGTGTGCCCCGCGGCCCGCCGGGGGAGGACCCAGAACCGCCAACAAGAGGCTCGGACAAGTTCTGAGTGCGAGGAAGCCCGGGGGGAGACGCGAAACGCAG TCATGCCCTCAGTGATGGAGCGCTCAGGCGCAGGGGTCCTGTCCAGGAGCAGAGCCAAAACCGTTACCAACGGCAACAGCCAACCACACTCTGAGGAAGAGAGCAGCGATGAAGAGCACGCTCATG ACAGCATGATCCGAGTGGGAGGAGACTACCAGGCTCAGATCCCAGAGTTCAAACCAG ACACTCCATCTGGCTGCAGCGAGAAGGACCAGAGGAGCATGCTGGTCTGGTGTCCCAACAGTCAGCTCTCTGACACAATGT TGGACGAGTACATCCTCATGGCTAAAGAGAAGCACGGATACAACATGGAGCAG GCTCTGGGCATGTTGTTATGGCACAAACACGACGTGGAGCGCTCACTGGCCGACCTGGCCAACTTTACACCCTTCCCAGACGAGTGGACGATCGAGGATAAAGTTCTGTTCGAGCAGGCCTTCAGCTTCCACGGCAAGAGCTTCCACCGCATCCAGCAGATG CTTCCTGACAAGCTGATATCCAGCCTGGTGAAGTACTACTACAGCTGGAAGAAGACCAGGACCAGAACTTCAGTGATGGACCGACAGGCCCGAAGACTGCTCAACAAGAGAGAGAAAGATGACAG TAATGATGAGGTGGAGGAAGGAGAGCCAGGCAGCGACAGCGACTTTGATGTCGAGGCAAAGAAAGAG GCGCTGAAGCAGAACCCCAGCAGCACCAGCTCAGACAAACCCGTTCCCAGCCGCTCAGGACCCATCAAGAAGGAGAGCGTGGGAGCTCAGTACAGACACCACCCGCTCAGGTCGCGCCGCAGGCCGCCTAAAGGCATGCACCTGGACCAAGCGGACATCATGGCGCTGTCGGCCTCTCAGGACGCGGGCGCGGTGACTGTCCGGCAGCTGGACACTCACCTGGTTTCTCTTAAGAGACAG GTTCAGTCCATCAAACAGACCAACAGCAGTCTGAAACAGAGTTTAGCTGAAGGCCTGGACTCCTGCAAACCAGCTGAG TCCGTGCCTAAGATGAACTCTCGCTGGACcacagaggagcagctgctggcGGTTCAAG CTATTCGTCGCTATGGGAAAGACTTCACCGCCATCGCTGAAGTGATCGGCACCAAGACAGCAGCTCAG GTGAGTTCCTTCTTCGTGAGCTACCGGCGCCGCTTCAACCTCGACGAGGTGCTGAGGGAGTGGGCGGCCGAGCAGGTGGCCACCAACCGAGACCAGAGAGACCCGAGGAGGAGCGTGGAGGAGATGTCGGCAGATGGAGCGTCAGAAGAACATGAG GTAAAGATGGAGGACTCTCCTGCAGactcctccagcagctcctctccCCCCTCTGCCACTCAGACCACCTCCTCCCTCTCCCAGCCCCCTCCCCTGCTGCGCCCGGCTCCTCCAACAGGACCCCCGAGTCTCCTCCGCCAGCCGCCGCCCCTTCAGACGCGACCGCTCCAGAGCAGAGCGCCACACAACCACCCTCCTCCTCCGCTCATCCGGCCTGCAgtcacctcctcctccagcctcAGGGGTTCCCCTCCCagctcctcgtcttcctccgcCGCCACGCAGATGCCCCCCTCGCTGGTGGGGCTCAAAGTGGAGCAGCCCAGCTCCCACTGA
- the rcor2 gene encoding REST corepressor 2 isoform X1 encodes MSTSLCCGCCPPPTHTLNAFHPLLAGSSSSLHCSARASPIRRELGSFRCEVCPAARRGRTQNRQQEARTSSECEEARGETRNAVMPSVMERSGAGVLSRSRAKTVTNGNSQPHSEEESSDEEHAHDSMIRVGGDYQAQIPEFKPADTPSGCSEKDQRSMLVWCPNSQLSDTMLDEYILMAKEKHGYNMEQALGMLLWHKHDVERSLADLANFTPFPDEWTIEDKVLFEQAFSFHGKSFHRIQQMLPDKLISSLVKYYYSWKKTRTRTSVMDRQARRLLNKREKDDSNDEVEEGEPGSDSDFDVEAKKEALKQNPSSTSSDKPVPSRSGPIKKESVGAQYRHHPLRSRRRPPKGMHLDQADIMALSASQDAGAVTVRQLDTHLVSLKRQVQSIKQTNSSLKQSLAEGLDSCKPAESVPKMNSRWTTEEQLLAVQAIRRYGKDFTAIAEVIGTKTAAQVSSFFVSYRRRFNLDEVLREWAAEQVATNRDQRDPRRSVEEMSADGASEEHEVKMEDSPADSSSSSSPPSATQTTSSLSQPPPLLRPAPPTGPPSLLRQPPPLQTRPLQSRAPHNHPPPPLIRPAVTSSSSLRGSPPSSSSSSAATQMPPSLVGLKVEQPSSH; translated from the exons ATGTCCACCTCACTCTGTTGCGGGTGTTGTCCGCCCCCCACGCACACACTCAACGCCTTCCATCCCCTCCTCGCGGGCAGCAGCAGTTCACTTCATTGTAGCGCGCGAGCCTCTCCAATTAGGCGAGAATTGGGCAGTTTTAGATGCGAAGTGTGCCCCGCGGCCCGCCGGGGGAGGACCCAGAACCGCCAACAAGAGGCTCGGACAAGTTCTGAGTGCGAGGAAGCCCGGGGGGAGACGCGAAACGCAG TCATGCCCTCAGTGATGGAGCGCTCAGGCGCAGGGGTCCTGTCCAGGAGCAGAGCCAAAACCGTTACCAACGGCAACAGCCAACCACACTCTGAGGAAGAGAGCAGCGATGAAGAGCACGCTCATG ACAGCATGATCCGAGTGGGAGGAGACTACCAGGCTCAGATCCCAGAGTTCAAACCAG CAGACACTCCATCTGGCTGCAGCGAGAAGGACCAGAGGAGCATGCTGGTCTGGTGTCCCAACAGTCAGCTCTCTGACACAATGT TGGACGAGTACATCCTCATGGCTAAAGAGAAGCACGGATACAACATGGAGCAG GCTCTGGGCATGTTGTTATGGCACAAACACGACGTGGAGCGCTCACTGGCCGACCTGGCCAACTTTACACCCTTCCCAGACGAGTGGACGATCGAGGATAAAGTTCTGTTCGAGCAGGCCTTCAGCTTCCACGGCAAGAGCTTCCACCGCATCCAGCAGATG CTTCCTGACAAGCTGATATCCAGCCTGGTGAAGTACTACTACAGCTGGAAGAAGACCAGGACCAGAACTTCAGTGATGGACCGACAGGCCCGAAGACTGCTCAACAAGAGAGAGAAAGATGACAG TAATGATGAGGTGGAGGAAGGAGAGCCAGGCAGCGACAGCGACTTTGATGTCGAGGCAAAGAAAGAG GCGCTGAAGCAGAACCCCAGCAGCACCAGCTCAGACAAACCCGTTCCCAGCCGCTCAGGACCCATCAAGAAGGAGAGCGTGGGAGCTCAGTACAGACACCACCCGCTCAGGTCGCGCCGCAGGCCGCCTAAAGGCATGCACCTGGACCAAGCGGACATCATGGCGCTGTCGGCCTCTCAGGACGCGGGCGCGGTGACTGTCCGGCAGCTGGACACTCACCTGGTTTCTCTTAAGAGACAG GTTCAGTCCATCAAACAGACCAACAGCAGTCTGAAACAGAGTTTAGCTGAAGGCCTGGACTCCTGCAAACCAGCTGAG TCCGTGCCTAAGATGAACTCTCGCTGGACcacagaggagcagctgctggcGGTTCAAG CTATTCGTCGCTATGGGAAAGACTTCACCGCCATCGCTGAAGTGATCGGCACCAAGACAGCAGCTCAG GTGAGTTCCTTCTTCGTGAGCTACCGGCGCCGCTTCAACCTCGACGAGGTGCTGAGGGAGTGGGCGGCCGAGCAGGTGGCCACCAACCGAGACCAGAGAGACCCGAGGAGGAGCGTGGAGGAGATGTCGGCAGATGGAGCGTCAGAAGAACATGAG GTAAAGATGGAGGACTCTCCTGCAGactcctccagcagctcctctccCCCCTCTGCCACTCAGACCACCTCCTCCCTCTCCCAGCCCCCTCCCCTGCTGCGCCCGGCTCCTCCAACAGGACCCCCGAGTCTCCTCCGCCAGCCGCCGCCCCTTCAGACGCGACCGCTCCAGAGCAGAGCGCCACACAACCACCCTCCTCCTCCGCTCATCCGGCCTGCAgtcacctcctcctccagcctcAGGGGTTCCCCTCCCagctcctcgtcttcctccgcCGCCACGCAGATGCCCCCCTCGCTGGTGGGGCTCAAAGTGGAGCAGCCCAGCTCCCACTGA
- the mark2b gene encoding serine/threonine-protein kinase MARK2 (The sequence of the model RefSeq protein was modified relative to this genomic sequence to represent the inferred CDS: added 171 bases not found in genome assembly): MSRVPLLQVIENSTGQEQKSSSGRHSMSRCRNSVTTTTSDEQPHIGQYRLLKTIGKGNFAKVKLARHVLTGKEVAVKIIDKTQLNSSSLQKLFREVRIMKLLNHPNIVKLFEVIETDKTLYLVMEYASGGEVFDYLVAHGRMKEKEARAKFRQIVSAVQYCHQKCIVHRDLKAENLLLDADMNIKIADFGFSNEFTLGNKLDTFCGSPPYAAPELFQGKKYDGPEVDVWSLGVILYTLVSGSLPFDGQNLKELRERVLRGKYRIPFYMSTDCENLLKKFLILNPSKRGSLEQIMRDRWMNVGYEEEELKPYIEPQPDYKDPRRTDIMLTMGYSQEEIKDSLVNQKYNEVMATYLLLDYKNSELEEGCIKPRPGSDVSTINASSPSHKVQRSVSSNQKPQSRRPTEQGSSYSKRGGPGDSRPAAEDSGKKSLSGSSTTKVPASPLVSSDRKKSTTPSTNSILSTGTSRSRNSPLTDRATLGQGIQNGKDSLNTPGSRASTASAAAVLSSSSSSRPRHYKSLSSSNHPCPSDLHAPRPSGASQRAPVASPSAHNISSAAVSDRTNFSRGGVRSTFHAGQQRGARDQQGSTYTGGPASPSLSHGNSQARRTHGATGIFSKFTSKFVRKNLSFRFPRRSPYEGEGRDEGSRSVLTSTVNKSEKTSAGGFSSSSNNDENNSSPGSGNTGGTGTPPANASQKDSAKPRSLRFTWSMKTTSSMEPSEMMREIRKVLDSNNCDYDERERYMLLCTSSDPHNFVQWEMEVCKLPRLSLNGVRFKRISGSSIAFKNIASKIANELKL, translated from the exons gTGGCCGTAAAGATCATAGATAAGACGCAGCTCAACTCTTCCAGTTTGCAAAAG CTCTTTCGGGAGGTGAGAATCATGAAATTGTTGAATCATCCCAATATAG TCAAGCTTTTTGAGGTGATAGAGACGGACAAGACTCTGTACCTGGTAATGGAGTATGCTAGTGGAG GAGAGGTCTTTGATTACCTGGTGGCCCACGGAagaatgaaggaaaaagaagCTCGTGCCAAATTCAGACAG ATCGTGTCAGCTGTGCAGTATTGCCACCAGAAGTGTATAGTCCACCGAGACCTTAAG GCAGAGAACCTGCTGCTAGACGCGGACATGAACATCAAGATCGCAGACTTTGGTTTCAGTAACGAGTTTACTCTGGGGAACAAGCTGGACACTTTCTGTGGCTCTCCACCGTACGCTGCCCCGGAGCTCTTCCAGGGCAAGAAGTACGACGGGCCCGAGGTGGACGTCTGGAGCCTGGGAGTGATCCTCTACACGCTGGTCAGCGGCTCGCTGCCCTTTGATGGACAAAACCTTAAG gagctgcgAGAGCGAGTGCTGCGCGGCAAATACAGGATTCCTTTCTACATGTCCACCGACTGCGAGAACCTGCTAAAGAAATTTCTGATCCTGAACCCTTCCAAACGAGGCAGCCTGGAG CAGATTATGAGGGACCGATGGATGAATGTGGGCTATGAGGAGGAGGAACTCAAGCCCTACATTGAACCTCAGCCAGATTATAAAGACCCCAGAAGGACAG ACATTATGCTTACAATGGGATATTCTCAAGAGGAGATCAAAGACTCGCTTGTGAATCAGAAGTACAACGAGGTGATGGCCACGTACCTGCTTCTGGACTACAAGAACTCTGAG CTTGAAGAAGGTTGCATCAAACCACGGCCAGGAAGTGATGTAAGCACCATCAACGCGTCCTCTCCGTCTCACAAG GTACAACGCAGCGTGTCTTCTAACCAGAAGCCTCAGAGCCGCAGACCCACTGAGCAGG GGTCCTCCTATTCCAAGAGAGGAGGTCCTGGGGATAGCCGACCTGCAGCAGAGGATTCTGGGAAGAAAAGTTTATCAGGCAGCTCCACGACCAAGGTGCCGGCCAGCCCTCTGGTCTCCTCAGACCGCAAGAAGAGCACCACGCCTTCCACT AATAGCATCCTTTCCACTGGTACCAGTCGCAGTCGGAACTCTCCGCTGACTGACAGAGCCACGCTCGGCCAGGGTATCCAGAACGGCAAGGACAG CCTAAACACTCCGGGCTCCCGAGCCTCCACTGCCTCAGCTGCTGCcgtcctctcctcctcctcctcctcgcgtCCCCGCCACTACAAGTCCTTGTCCTCCTCCAACCATCCATGCCCCTCTGACCTGCACGCACCACGGCCCAG TGGGGCGTCGCAGCGGGCGCCCGTCGCCTCCCCGTCTGCCCACAACATCAGCAGCGCGGCCGTGTCGGACCGAACCAACTTCTCCAGAGGCGGGGTCCGCAGCACGTTCCACGCCGGCCAGCAGCGGGGCGCCCGGGACCAGCAGGGCTCCACCTACACCGGCGGCCCGGCCTCCCCGTCTCTGTCGCACGGTAACAGCCAGGCCCGCAGGACGCACGGCGCCACCGGGATCTTCAGCAAGTTCACATCCAAGTTTGTACGCAA aaatctCTCGTTCAGGTTTCCAAGAAG GAGTCCTTATGAGGGAGAGGGTCGGGATGAGGGGAGCAG GTCTGTGCTGACCAGTACTGTAAACAAGTCTGAGAAGACCTCCGCCGGCggcttctcctcctcttccaacAACGATGAGAACAACTCCTCGCCTGGATCTGGAAACACAG GTGGTACAGGTACCCCTCCTGCCAACGCCAGCCAGAAGGACTCGGCGAAGCCGCGCTCGCTGCGCTTCACCTGGTCCATGAAGACCACTTCGTCCATGGAGCCCTCAGAGATGATGCGCGAGATCCGCAAAGTGCTGGACTCCAACAACTGCGACTACGACGAGCGCGAGCGCTACATGCTGCTGTGCACGTCCAGCGACCCGCACAACTTCGTGCAGTGGGAGATGGAGGTGTGCAAGCTGCCGCGCCTCTCCCTCAACGGCGTGCGCTTCAAGCGCATCTCGGGCTCCTCGATTGCCTTCAAGAACATCGCCTCAAAGATCGCCAACGAGCTCAAACTGTGA